In the Brassica napus cultivar Da-Ae chromosome A7, Da-Ae, whole genome shotgun sequence genome, one interval contains:
- the LOC106357173 gene encoding small polypeptide DEVIL 15, whose protein sequence is MDPLVASLVDRSSSVWFGFCSRPPFPHLYIYRAQYSSSFISHHIPHYHPHRHPNCSLFLCHISLPKDQAKMKTTSSSVGGTKRKLWSRGVGGVVREQKAKLYIIRRCVVMLLCWHD, encoded by the coding sequence ATGGACCCACTCGTTGCCTCTTTAGTGGACCGGTCTAGTTCGGTATGGTTCGGTTTCTGTTCTCGGCCACCTTTTCCCcacttgtatatatatagagcACAATACTCTTCTTCATTCATCAGTCATCACATTCCTCATTATCATCCACACAGACACCCTAAttgttctctctttctctgtcaCATTTCACTTCCAAAGGATCAAGCGAAAATGAAGACGACCAGTTCGAGCGTAGGAGGAACGAAGAGGAAGCTGTGGAGCCGAGGAGTGGGGGGAGTGGTTAGAGAGCAAAAGGCTAAACTTTACATCATAAGGAGGTGTGTCGTCATGCTTCTTTGTTGGCATGattaa
- the LOC125576300 gene encoding uncharacterized protein LOC125576300, which yields MISHSKKIMIHGMEADRSGLVAHPKRSLAGKFFTSLVPPSLDRTESSLRQQWKLSGSLKVLPMEKDNIILFEFEKKRDKKEVVKGGPWNVDGTILVLKKCSQDISMVDLDFSVACFKVKVIGLPKFNYTEDDVEKIAKKLSDKPLISYKYNEFTRLFCVRVEIDLKKPLPPGFYINGNGRGPPFVQFKYKNLGEFCEHCGMINHRICGEAAKMRPLTRKFKTRVYGPWLRCDHKVLACNGLPVKFYYSQPKPFVDMGLTYEETVTYAQFMVVVQVDLVYKSEQEWGGKKLVRSLLVSGDNDCFRFSCFPTQVIKDVLAFEIDRISPLAKLTSEDKTSIVLGLVAGLMKQRKTWSKKRWIPCKVRVEKTVMVPPVDMEVMLEEAKDKKLHKTIDINIVKMVGFPLGKSDDVLRKTIRDAIRGVGQTQFPDSYVESWVRLVKRPKYYSRLILEKDCHKCVKVLGPDMDMFGTCCICQEGFFLGDYATITSCSHVFHSSCITDWINKSTKCPLCRVQLEVYTLMI from the coding sequence ATGATATCTCAttctaaaaaaatcatgatCCATGGAATGGAGGCAGACAGGTCAGGTCTTGTGGCACATCCAAAACGTTCCTTGGCTGGAAAATTCTTCACAAGTCTCGTACCACCGTCCCTTGACAGAACAGAAAGCTCACTGCGGCAGCAATGGAAACTTTCAGGCAGCTTGAAGGTTCTCCCTATGGAGAAAGACAATATTATCTTATTTGAGTTCgagaagaagagagacaagaaagaGGTTGTAAAGGGTGGACCTTGGAACGTAGATGGCACCATATTAGTCCTCAAGAAGTGCTCACAAGACATATCCATGGTCGATCTTGATTTCTCTGTTGCTTGCTTCAAGGTCAAGGTAATAGGCCTACCCAAATTTAACTACACAGAAGATGATGTTGAGAAGATTGCGAAAAAGCTTAGTGATAAGCCATtgatttcatataaatataacgAGTTTACAAGACTCTTTTGTGTTAGAGTTGAGATAGATTTGAAAAAGCCTCTGCCTCCCGGCTTTTACATTAATGGTAACGGTCGTGGGCCACCGTTCGTTCAGTTCAAGTACAAGAACCTTGGTGAGTTCTGTGAACATTGTGGTATGATTAACCATAGGATATGTGGAGAAGCCGCAAAGATGAGACCTTTGACCCGCAAGTTTAAAACGCGTGTGTATGGACCATGGCTTAGATGCGACCATAAAGTATTGGCTTGTAATGGTTTACCCGTGAAGTTTTACTATTCTCAGCCTAAACCGTTTGTTGACATGGGTTTAACGTACGAGGAGACAGTTACTTACGCTCAGTTCATGGTTGTGGTTCAAGTTGATCTTGTTTACAAGAGCGAGCAAGAATGGGGAGGCAAGAAACTGGTTCGTTCCTTGTTAGTAAGTGGGGACAATGACTGCTTCCGGTTTTCTTGTTTTCCGACACAAGTCATTAAGGATGTTTTAGCGTTTGAAATCGATAGGATCTCACCTCTGGCGAAGTTGACGTCAGAGGACAAGACCAGCATCGTCCTTGGCCTCGTGGCTGGCTTGATGAAGCAGAGGAAGACTTGGTCGAAGAAGAGATGGATTCCTTGCAAAGTTCGTGTCGAGAAAACAGTAATGGTGCCACCAGTGGATATGGAGGTTATGCTTGAAGAAGCCAAAGATAaaaaacttcataaaaccaTTGATATCAATATTGTTAAAATGGTAGGCTTCCCTTTAGGTAAGTCAGACGATGTACTGAGGAAGACTATTCGGGATGCGATCCGTGGGGTCGGTCAGACTCAGTTCCCAGATTCTTATGTTGAGTCGTGGGTGAGATTGGTGAAAAGGCCAAAATACTATTCCAGATTAATTTTGGAAAAAGATTGTCACAAGTGTGTCAAGGTGCTTGGCCCTGATATGGATATGTTTGGCACATGTTGTATATGTCAAGAAGGTTTCTTTCTTGGAGACTACGCAACAATTACTTCTTGTTCTCATGTTTTCCACTCAAGCTGCATAACAGACTGGATTAATAAATCCACCAAGTGTCCACTCTGTCGTGTCCAGCTTGAAGTATATACTCTTATGATTTAA
- the LOC106357174 gene encoding peroxidase 11: protein MKLLLVIFVVHAIFIPCFSFDVPGKDLPLTLDYYKSTCPTVFDVIKKEMECIVKEDPRNAAIVIRLHFHDCFVQGCDASVLLDETETLQGEKKASPNINSLKGYEIVDRIKNIIESECPEVVSCADLLTISARDATILVGGPYWDVPVGRKDSKTASYELATTNLPTPEEGLVSIISKFYYQGLSVEDMVALVGAHTIGKAQCRNFRSRIYGDFGVTSALNPVSETYLASLRELCPEISGEGDSNVTAMDNVTPNLFDNSIYHTLLKGEGLLNSDQEMYTSMFGIQTRRIVSKYAEDPVAFFEQFSKSMVKMGNILNSKSLVDGEVRKNCRFVNT, encoded by the exons ATGAAACTCCTCCTTGTGATCTTTGTCGTTCATGCAATATTTATCCCATGCTTTTCCTTTGATGTACCGGGAAAGGATCTTCCTTTAACCCTAGATTATTACAAGTCTACTTGCCCCACCGTATTTGACGTAATCAAGAAAGAAATGGAATGCATAGTGAAGGAAGATCCAAGAAATGCAGCCATAGTTATTCGTTTACACTTCCATGACTGTTTTGTCCAA GGATGCGATGCATCAGTGTTACTAGATGAAACAGAGACACTACAAGGAGAGAAGAAAGCTTCTCCCAACATAAACTCATTGAAAGGATACGAAATTGTAGACAGAATCAAGAACATAATCGAATCTGAATGTCCTGAAGTTGTTTCCTGCGCTGATCTTCTCACAATTTCTGCTAGAGATGCTACAATCCTG GTTGGTGGGCCTTACTGGGACGTTCCTGTCGGAAGAAAAGATTCAAAGACAGCAAGCTACGAACTTGCCACAACGAACCTTCCAACTCCTGAAGAGGGTTTAGTTAGCATCATCTCTAAATTCTATTATCAGGGGCTATCTGTTGAAGACATGGTCGCTCTTGTTG GAGCTCACACTATCGGGAAAGCGCAATGCCGGAACTTCCGCTCACGGATATACGGTGATTTTGGGGTGACGTCAGCGCTGAATCCTGTGTCGGAGACGTACCTGGCGAGCCTCCGAGAGTTGTGTCCGGAGATCAGCGGAGAAGGTGACAGCAACGTGACGGCGATGGACAATGTGACGCCAAATCTCTTCGACAACTCTATCTACCACACGCTTCTGAAAGGAGAAGGGTTGCTGAACTCGGACCAGGAGATGTACACGAGCATGTTCGGTATACAGACGCGGCGTATAGTGAGCAAGTACGCGGAGGATCCGGTTGCTTTCTTTGAGCAATTCTCTAAGTCGATGGTGAAGATGGGGAACATTTTGAACTCTAAGAGCTTGGTCGATGGAGAAGTTCGAAAAAACTGCAGATTCGTTAATACATGA
- the LOC106354044 gene encoding serine/threonine-protein kinase STN7, chloroplastic — MATISPGGAYIGTPTPFLGKKLKPFSLTQTISTSKPTVNKLCRAQAHLIDAVHNLFLGVGVGLPCTVMECGDMIYRSTLPKSNGLTITAPGVALALTALSYLWATPGVAPGFFDMFVLAFVERLFRPTFRKDDFVLGKKLGEGSFGVVYRASLSKKRANDDGEYVVKKATEYGAVEIWMNERVRRACGNSCADFVYGFLEKSSKKGPEYWLLWKYEGESTLAGLLQSKDFPYNVETIILGKVQDLPKGLERENIVIQTIMRQLLFALDGLHSTGIVHRDVKPQNIIFSEGSRAFKIIDLGAAADLRVGINYIPKEFLLDPRYAAPEQYIMSTQTPSAPSAPVAAALSPVLWQMNLPDRFDIYSIGLIFLQMAFPSLRSDSNLIQFNRQLKRCDYDLTAWRKLVEPRAGPDLRKGFELLDLDGGIGWELLTSMVRFKARQRISAKAALAHPYFDRQGLLALSVMQNMRMQYFRATQQDYSEAANWVIQLMARSGTEKDGGFTETQLQELREKEPRKKASAQRNALASALRLKRKLVKTVAETIDEIADGRKTVWWNRWIPREE; from the exons ATGGCCACAATCTCTCCGGGAGGGGCCTACATCGGAACTCCCACTCCCTTCCTCGGAAAGAAACTCAAACCCTTCTCCCTAACCCAAACCATTTCCACCTCTAAACCAACCGTTAACAAACTCTGTCGCGCTCAGGCTCACCTGATCGACGCCGTTCACAACCTCTTCCTCGGAGTCGGGGTCGGGCTTCCATGCACCGTCATGGAGTGCGGAGACATGATCTACCGCAGCACCTTGCCCAAATCCAACGGCTTAACGATCACCGCTCCTGGAGTTGCCTTGGCTCTCACCGCTCTGTCCTATCTATGGGCGACACCTGGCGTCGCTCCTGGGTTCTTCGACATGTTCGTTCTCGCCTTCGTTGAGAGACTGTTCAGGCCCACTTTCAGGAAG GATGATTTCGTGTTGGGGAAGAAACTAGGTGAAGGTTCGTTTGGTGTTGTGTATAGAGCTTCATTGTCCAAGAAACGTGCTAATGAC GATGGTGAGTATGTGGTGAAGAAGGCGACTGAGTACGGTGCAGTGGAGATTTGGATGAACGAGAGAGTTCGTAGAGCTTGTGGGAACAGTTGTGCTGATTTTGTTTACGGTTTTCTCGAG AAGTCTTCAAAGAAAGGACCTGAGTATTGGCTGTTATGGAAGTATGAAGGAGAGTCTACACTTGCTGGTTTGCTGCAGAGTAAAGACTTCCCTTACAAT GTAGAAACTATCATCCTTGGGAAAGTTCAGGACTTGCCTAAAGGGCTGGAAAGAGAGAATATTGTTATCCAGACTATCATGAGGCAGCTCTTGTTTGCGTTGGATGGTCTCCACTCAACTGGGATTGTTCATAGGGATGTTAAGCCTCAGAACATTATCTTCTCGGAAG GCTCTCGTGCTTTTAAGATTATTGATCTTGGAGCTGCAGCTGATTTGAGAGTGGGTATTAACTACATTCCAAAGGAATTTCTCCTGGATCCAAG GTATGCAGCACCTGAGCAATACATCATGAGCACCCAAACTCCGTCTGCTCCTTCAGCACCTGTTGCAGCTGCACTTTCCCCTGTCCTGTGGCAG ATGAATTTGCCTGATAGGTTTGATATCTATAGCATCGGCCTCATCTTCCTTCAAATG GCATTCCCGTCCTTACGATCTGACAGCAACCTCATTCAGTTCAACCGCCAGCTGAAAAGATGCGACTACGACTTAACCGCGTGGAGAAAACTAGTGGAGCCTCGTGCAGGCCCTGATCTCCGTAAAGGGTTTGAGCTATTAGATCTTGACGGCGGGATAGGATGGGAGCTTCTGACATCAATGGTCCGGTTCAAAGCAAGACAAAGAATCAGCGCAAAAGCAGCTCTCGCTCACCCGTATTTCGATAGACAAGGGTTGCTTGCGCTGTCCGTCATGCAAAACATGAGGATGCAGTACTTCAGGGCTACACAACAAGACTACAGCGAAGCTGCAAACTGGGTGATTCAGTTAATGGCGAGATCAGGGACAGAAAAAGATGGCGGGTTCACAGAAACGCAGCTTCAGGAACTCAGG GAGAAAGAGCCTCGGAAGAAAGCAAGTGCGCAGAGAAACGCTCTCGCATCAGCACTTAGGCTTAAGAGGAAGCTTGTGAAAACAGTTGCGGAGACTATTGATGAGATTGCCGATGGCCGCAAGACCGTGTGGTGGAACCGGTGGATCCCCAGGGAGGAGTGA